A section of the Streptomyces sp. SLBN-118 genome encodes:
- a CDS encoding putative T7SS-secreted protein, whose translation MPDWGGWVDKGIDLVDKGVDKAKEKVGEGVDWATDKVGEGLDKVGAHDWADAVEDWGDETASSLGAEVGEQQLGQTEEANELIHGNPGKIAETVKNLRDFKTAFDLVGGGMKKLDASHWKGEAANAFREKFQTLPTDWLRAADAFEDAAKALETYSKSITSAQGKAKEAIALYKEGNESSKTAAEAYNKKVDAYNDARNGDNPLPKPDPFSDPGEAKRERAQEILKEARTHRNEAAETAKKAVTAALAHAPKEPHGREKLKLEAMDYALGQSFELAHFGGGVVKGTAGLLNFVRSVNPTDPYNLTHPAEYYKGLNMTLAGLASTAANPDRALKNAWDAAKGDPSEFLGRLVPELVGSKGAGLVRGGIRAGMRNGVKHGLEEGAESAARKGVNDPAKPSRPQEAVESKGTDPVDLATGTMYLPQTDVTLPGVLPLVFRRRLASDYRAGRWFGPSWSSTADQRLEIDSEGIVFVCEDGLLLAYPHPAPGVPVMPSHGPRWPLDRDNDGDFTVTDPDTGRVWLFSTRSADVALLVQIDDRNGNWITFEYDETGTPTGIVHHGGYHLKFTTDQGRITALHLACAAPDGTDQEILRYGYAGGHLTEVINSSGLPLRFAYDERARVTSWTDTNGSRYEYNYDDRDRCIAEGGTEGHMALRLDYGGIDAETGLRVTTTTTSSGGVHRYLINEAHQVVAEIDPLGAVTRYERDRYNRLLSTTDPLDHHAQFDYDEAGNLVRVTRPDGRESRTEYNDLGLPLKVNGFDGTSRRHAYDERGNCISVTSPAGQTTRFTYDEGGRLTAITDPLGHRTTVAYDSAGLPIRITDPLGAMTRYERDAFGRPITVIDPLGAITRMEWTVEGRLASRTAPDQTRATWTYDGEGNCVTHTDALGSLTRFEYGHFDLLTARTTPDGTRYEFEHDAELRLTQVLNPLGLQWIYAYDPAGNLIRETDFDDRVLTYEHDAAGRLTSRTNTLGQSIVFERNELGQVIRKNVDGQVTTFVYDVTDQLAQADGPDTTLSLLRDRYGRLRSETVNGRATTHVYDELGRRIGRTTPSGAVSTWTYDAVGRRAELTTSGRTLAFTYDAAGHETARQVGDSLTLASTFDEVGRLVDQAVSGRCGKTLSHRAYRYRADGTLNGVDDQLRGTRTFDLDMVGRVTAVRAAGWTERYAYDEVGNQTTASWPVGHPGQEAVGARAYQGTRITRAGNVRYEHDALGRVTLRQKSRLSRKPDTWRYEWDAEDRLTTVTTPDGTQWRYTYDPLGRRTVKMRMAADGHTVVERVAFAWDGTTLCEETTTSPQLPNSVTLTWDHEGLHPLAQTERITAAADAPQPEIDSRFFAIVTDLVGTPTDLVDENGSLAWHARSTLWGTTTWAADGIAYTPLRFPGQYYDPETGLHHNYFRTYDPETARYLTPDPLGLTPAPNPATYVHNPTGWTDFLGLAPDYNDSVPIYRTPKAAHAQYELDHGPNPANHQPGVDIGGGILSDGKIYFGERGVAAEYAGPNGLNFAKGMVQYDMHPSFLSEFAEHAKVHDRNGPGGAVRLEFEVPVDKLDRFNELTRHRSWVRIYGDP comes from the coding sequence ATGCCGGACTGGGGAGGATGGGTCGACAAGGGCATCGATCTTGTCGACAAGGGGGTCGACAAGGCCAAGGAGAAGGTCGGCGAGGGCGTCGACTGGGCAACGGACAAGGTCGGCGAGGGCCTGGACAAGGTCGGCGCCCACGACTGGGCCGACGCCGTCGAGGACTGGGGGGACGAGACCGCCTCATCGCTGGGCGCGGAGGTCGGTGAGCAGCAGCTCGGGCAGACCGAGGAAGCGAATGAGCTGATCCACGGCAATCCCGGGAAGATCGCCGAGACGGTGAAGAACCTGCGGGACTTCAAGACGGCGTTCGACCTGGTCGGCGGCGGGATGAAAAAGCTCGACGCCAGTCACTGGAAGGGCGAGGCTGCCAACGCCTTCCGCGAGAAGTTCCAGACGCTGCCCACCGACTGGCTGCGTGCGGCGGACGCGTTCGAGGACGCCGCGAAGGCACTGGAGACGTACTCCAAGTCGATCACCAGCGCGCAGGGCAAGGCGAAGGAAGCGATCGCCCTGTACAAGGAGGGCAACGAGTCCTCCAAGACGGCCGCGGAGGCGTACAACAAGAAGGTCGACGCGTACAACGACGCCCGCAACGGCGACAACCCGCTGCCCAAGCCCGATCCCTTCTCCGACCCCGGCGAGGCCAAGCGGGAGCGGGCGCAGGAGATCCTCAAGGAGGCGCGCACTCACCGCAACGAAGCCGCGGAGACTGCCAAGAAGGCCGTCACCGCGGCGTTGGCCCACGCCCCGAAGGAACCCCACGGGCGCGAGAAGCTCAAGCTCGAAGCCATGGACTACGCCCTGGGCCAGAGCTTCGAGCTGGCGCATTTCGGCGGTGGCGTCGTCAAGGGCACGGCGGGCCTGCTCAACTTCGTCCGCTCGGTCAACCCGACCGACCCGTACAACCTGACCCACCCGGCGGAGTACTACAAGGGCCTCAACATGACGCTGGCCGGGCTGGCGTCCACGGCCGCCAACCCGGACCGCGCGCTGAAGAACGCGTGGGACGCGGCGAAGGGGGACCCGTCCGAGTTCCTCGGCCGGCTGGTTCCGGAGCTGGTCGGTTCCAAGGGCGCGGGGCTCGTTCGGGGCGGCATCCGCGCCGGCATGCGGAACGGCGTCAAGCACGGACTTGAGGAGGGCGCCGAATCGGCCGCTCGTAAGGGCGTGAACGATCCCGCCAAGCCTTCTCGGCCTCAGGAGGCGGTGGAGAGCAAGGGAACCGACCCTGTCGATCTCGCCACCGGCACCATGTACCTCCCTCAGACGGACGTCACCCTGCCCGGTGTACTACCCCTCGTCTTCCGCCGCCGCTTGGCTTCCGACTACCGGGCGGGCCGCTGGTTCGGCCCCTCCTGGTCGTCCACCGCAGACCAGCGCCTTGAGATCGATTCCGAAGGCATCGTCTTCGTGTGTGAGGACGGCCTGCTGCTTGCCTACCCACATCCGGCACCCGGCGTCCCAGTCATGCCCAGCCACGGGCCGCGCTGGCCCCTGGACCGTGACAACGATGGGGACTTCACGGTCACCGACCCGGACACCGGCCGGGTTTGGCTCTTCAGCACGCGCAGCGCGGATGTTGCCCTGCTGGTTCAGATCGACGACCGCAACGGCAACTGGATCACCTTTGAGTACGACGAGACGGGCACGCCGACCGGGATCGTTCACCACGGTGGCTACCACCTGAAGTTCACTACCGACCAGGGCCGGATCACAGCTTTGCACCTAGCCTGCGCGGCACCGGACGGTACGGACCAGGAGATCCTGAGGTACGGGTACGCTGGCGGCCACCTCACCGAGGTCATCAACTCCTCTGGCCTGCCACTCCGGTTCGCATACGACGAGCGTGCCCGTGTCACCTCCTGGACCGACACCAACGGCAGCCGCTACGAGTACAACTACGACGACCGCGACCGATGCATAGCCGAAGGCGGCACCGAGGGCCACATGGCTCTGCGGCTGGACTACGGCGGCATAGACGCCGAAACCGGTCTGCGCGTCACCACGACAACCACCAGCAGCGGGGGCGTCCACCGCTATCTGATCAACGAAGCCCACCAAGTCGTCGCCGAGATCGACCCGCTGGGCGCGGTAACCCGCTATGAGCGGGACCGCTACAACCGACTGCTCTCAACTACCGACCCGCTCGACCACCACGCGCAGTTTGACTACGACGAAGCCGGGAACCTCGTTCGCGTCACCCGCCCCGACGGGCGGGAGTCCCGAACCGAGTACAACGACCTCGGTTTGCCCCTCAAGGTGAACGGCTTTGACGGCACGTCCCGGCGCCATGCCTATGACGAGCGCGGCAACTGCATCTCGGTGACCAGCCCAGCGGGCCAGACCACCCGCTTCACGTACGACGAAGGGGGACGACTCACCGCGATCACTGATCCGCTCGGCCACCGCACCACCGTCGCCTATGACAGTGCCGGACTCCCCATCCGGATCACCGACCCGCTCGGCGCGATGACGAGGTATGAACGCGATGCCTTCGGTCGGCCGATCACCGTGATCGACCCGCTCGGCGCAATTACTCGAATGGAATGGACCGTGGAGGGCAGGCTCGCAAGCCGCACCGCACCCGACCAGACCAGAGCAACGTGGACCTATGACGGCGAAGGCAACTGTGTGACCCACACCGACGCCTTGGGCTCCCTTACGCGCTTCGAGTACGGCCACTTCGATCTGCTCACCGCCCGCACCACGCCCGATGGGACGCGCTACGAGTTCGAGCACGACGCGGAGCTGAGACTGACGCAGGTACTCAACCCGCTCGGACTCCAGTGGATTTACGCCTATGACCCTGCGGGCAACCTGATCCGCGAGACTGACTTCGACGACCGCGTCCTCACGTACGAGCACGACGCGGCCGGCCGCCTCACGTCGCGCACCAACACCCTTGGCCAGTCGATCGTCTTCGAGCGCAACGAACTTGGCCAGGTCATTCGCAAGAATGTGGACGGGCAGGTCACCACCTTCGTATATGACGTCACCGACCAACTCGCCCAAGCCGATGGCCCCGACACCACCCTCTCCCTGCTGCGGGACCGATACGGCCGCCTACGCTCGGAGACGGTCAACGGGCGGGCGACGACACATGTATATGACGAACTCGGCCGCCGCATCGGACGCACCACGCCCTCCGGTGCAGTCAGCACCTGGACTTACGACGCTGTCGGCCGCCGCGCGGAACTTACGACCTCCGGCCGCACGCTGGCCTTCACCTACGACGCCGCGGGCCACGAGACCGCACGCCAGGTCGGTGACTCGCTGACCCTCGCGAGCACATTCGACGAGGTTGGACGTCTGGTGGACCAGGCGGTAAGCGGTCGGTGTGGCAAAACCTTGAGCCACCGTGCCTATCGCTACCGCGCCGACGGAACTCTCAACGGTGTCGACGACCAACTGCGCGGTACCCGCACGTTCGACCTGGACATGGTGGGTCGAGTCACCGCGGTCCGGGCCGCAGGATGGACGGAACGCTACGCCTACGACGAGGTTGGCAATCAGACCACGGCCTCATGGCCCGTGGGGCACCCCGGTCAGGAGGCGGTCGGAGCACGTGCATACCAAGGCACCCGCATCACCCGCGCCGGGAACGTGCGCTACGAACACGACGCCCTCGGCCGCGTCACGCTCCGGCAGAAGAGTCGGCTCTCGCGCAAACCAGACACCTGGCGCTACGAATGGGATGCCGAAGACCGCCTGACCACCGTGACCACTCCCGACGGCACTCAATGGCGCTACACTTATGACCCCCTGGGCCGTCGCACCGTCAAAATGCGGATGGCAGCCGACGGCCACACGGTCGTCGAGCGTGTCGCCTTCGCCTGGGACGGCACCACCCTGTGCGAAGAAACCACCACATCACCGCAGTTGCCAAACTCCGTCACCCTCACATGGGACCACGAAGGGCTGCACCCACTCGCCCAAACCGAACGCATCACGGCTGCCGCCGATGCGCCCCAGCCCGAGATTGACTCTCGCTTCTTCGCCATTGTCACCGACCTCGTCGGTACACCGACGGATTTGGTCGACGAGAACGGAAGCCTCGCCTGGCACGCCCGCTCGACCCTCTGGGGCACAACCACCTGGGCAGCAGACGGCATCGCGTACACGCCCCTTCGCTTTCCCGGTCAGTACTACGATCCCGAGACGGGCCTGCACCACAACTACTTCCGCACGTACGACCCCGAAACCGCTCGCTACCTCACGCCGGATCCCCTCGGTCTCACCCCGGCACCCAACCCGGCCACCTACGTCCACAACCCAACGGGGTGGACGGACTTTCTTGGCCTCGCCCCGGACTACAACGACTCAGTCCCCATCTACCGCACCCCCAAGGCGGCTCACGCACAGTACGAACTCGACCACGGACCAAATCCCGCGAACCATCAGCCCGGCGTCGACATCGGGGGCGGCATCCTCTCGGACGGGAAAATCTACTTCGGCGAACGCGGGGTAGCTGCTGAGTACGCAGGGCCCAACGGACTCAACTTCGCCAAGGGCATGGTTCAGTACGATATGCACCCGTCTTTCCTCTCCGAATTCGCCGAACATGCGAAGGTGCACGACCGTAATGGCCCGGGCGGAGCTGTCAGGCTTGAGTTTGAAGTCCCTGTGGATAAACTGGACAGGTTCAACGAACTGACCCGTCATAGATCTTGGGTCCGGATATATGGAGATCCCTAA
- a CDS encoding ATP-binding protein: MKAEITTPTSEFTQRFSATRRGARVARHLAVHQLNGWGIPYGSDLSDSAALIVAELSANAVTHARVQGRDFELRLTLSPMTLRIEVSDARADREPSPRPPTPDSETGRGLLLVDALATAWGTADRDVGKTVWAELPRR, translated from the coding sequence GTGAAAGCTGAAATCACCACCCCCACGTCCGAGTTCACCCAACGCTTCAGCGCCACCCGCCGGGGCGCCCGCGTGGCCCGCCACCTCGCTGTCCACCAGCTCAACGGCTGGGGCATCCCCTACGGCAGCGACCTCTCCGACTCGGCCGCCCTGATCGTCGCCGAGCTGAGCGCGAACGCGGTCACCCACGCCCGCGTCCAGGGCCGCGACTTCGAACTGCGCCTCACGCTCAGCCCGATGACCCTCCGCATCGAGGTCTCGGACGCCCGAGCCGACCGCGAACCGTCCCCGAGGCCACCAACCCCCGACTCGGAGACGGGCCGCGGCCTGCTCCTGGTCGACGCACTCGCCACGGCGTGGGGCACGGCGGACCGCGACGTCGGCAAGACGGTCTGGGCAGAACTGCCGCGGCGGTGA
- a CDS encoding helix-turn-helix transcriptional regulator codes for MTEERPERPAEVDGTAHLFRALGKQIKVLREQAGLSQRELGVAAHCGEDLISSIERGVRTPQPDFLERVDGLLAAGGVLEAAVEDVREAQAKARTRHPDWFRDYARAEADAVSLHIYSNQAVPGLLQTEEYARAIFTQRRPLLDEETIEKRVADRLARQQIFERWPAPTFSHVLEEAVLQRPIGGNTVHQHQLRQLLRIGRLRTVEFQVMPTDREEHPSMDGAFTLLTPKGRQQAAYTEVQGYSRLVTEPDEVRVFAERYGIIRAQALTPRESLALIEKMLGER; via the coding sequence ATGACGGAAGAGCGGCCGGAGCGGCCGGCTGAAGTGGACGGGACAGCGCACCTCTTCAGGGCGCTCGGCAAGCAAATCAAGGTGTTGCGGGAGCAGGCGGGGCTGAGCCAGCGGGAGTTGGGGGTTGCCGCGCACTGCGGCGAGGATCTGATCTCGTCGATCGAGCGTGGTGTACGGACGCCGCAGCCCGACTTCCTTGAGCGGGTGGATGGGTTACTGGCTGCGGGGGGCGTGCTGGAAGCAGCCGTCGAGGACGTACGGGAGGCTCAGGCGAAGGCGCGGACGCGGCATCCGGACTGGTTCCGGGATTATGCGCGAGCCGAGGCGGACGCTGTCTCTCTGCACATCTACAGCAATCAGGCTGTCCCTGGGCTGCTTCAGACCGAGGAGTATGCGCGCGCCATCTTCACCCAACGGCGGCCGCTGCTCGACGAGGAGACCATCGAGAAGCGGGTGGCGGACAGGCTGGCCCGGCAGCAGATCTTCGAGCGGTGGCCCGCGCCGACTTTCAGCCATGTGCTGGAGGAGGCGGTGCTGCAACGACCGATCGGTGGGAATACCGTCCATCAGCACCAGTTGCGGCAGCTGCTGCGCATCGGACGACTGCGGACCGTGGAGTTCCAGGTGATGCCGACCGACCGCGAGGAACATCCCAGCATGGACGGTGCGTTCACTCTGCTGACACCCAAGGGGCGGCAGCAGGCGGCGTACACGGAGGTCCAGGGGTACTCGAGGCTGGTCACCGAACCCGACGAAGTCCGTGTCTTCGCCGAACGTTATGGGATCATCCGAGCGCAGGCTCTCACGCCCCGTGAGTCATTGGCCCTGATCGAGAAGATGCTGGGAGAACGATGA
- a CDS encoding DUF397 domain-containing protein, with product MNTEQLHWFKSSYSGGEGGECLEVATTPTAIRIRDSKVTDGPQLAVTPATWSAFLAHPALLPLD from the coding sequence ATGAACACCGAGCAGCTCCACTGGTTCAAGAGCAGTTACAGCGGTGGCGAGGGCGGCGAGTGCCTGGAGGTCGCCACCACCCCCACCGCCATCCGCATCCGGGACTCCAAAGTCACCGACGGCCCCCAGCTCGCCGTCACCCCCGCCACCTGGTCCGCCTTCCTCGCGCACCCCGCGCTGCTCCCTCTGGACTAG
- a CDS encoding prevent-host-death family protein — protein sequence MPTVTFSELSKNSKHVAEKLDKAHRLHITRRDGEDMYLTTARHDREREETADITARLFAALIGSDGGARAILLALPSVFPWVRHLSDDEVRKFVRDLVDATHDAVHLDVHANLHRVIVEWRATARILADPELTKQLTRRLPDEDHGEVVAP from the coding sequence ATGCCTACGGTCACGTTCTCCGAGCTCTCCAAGAATTCGAAGCATGTCGCCGAGAAGCTCGACAAGGCACACCGGCTGCACATCACGCGCCGGGACGGTGAGGACATGTACCTCACGACGGCCCGGCACGACCGTGAGCGCGAGGAGACCGCCGACATCACGGCGCGGCTCTTCGCGGCGCTGATCGGCTCCGACGGCGGGGCGCGGGCCATATTGCTCGCGCTGCCGTCGGTCTTCCCCTGGGTGCGCCACCTGTCTGACGACGAAGTGCGGAAATTCGTGCGGGATCTCGTCGACGCCACGCACGATGCCGTCCATTTGGACGTCCACGCCAACCTCCACCGGGTCATCGTCGAATGGCGCGCGACAGCCCGGATTCTGGCTGACCCCGAGCTGACCAAGCAGCTCACGCGTCGGCTGCCGGACGAGGACCACGGCGAGGTGGTCGCGCCGTGA
- a CDS encoding LLM class F420-dependent oxidoreductase: MRISTTIFLTDETITPVRLAGELEERGFGGLYLPEHTHIPVERTTPYPAGGVLPPEYGRVLDPFVALGQAAAVTSQLGLGTGITLVAEHDPIDLAKQIATLDHLSGGRFTLGVGFGWNREEAADHGVEWTTRRELTRDRMALMRALWAPEPTPYKGEFGSVRASYAYPKPVSGPRTLVGGAAGPKLFAHIADYADGWLPIGGRGLTQSLPVLREAWESAGRDPEQLQVVPYAVLPSPGKLAHYEELGVEEVVLQLPPAGESEVLRALDEFGQYL, encoded by the coding sequence ATGCGGATCTCGACCACGATCTTCCTGACGGACGAGACGATCACGCCGGTGCGGCTGGCGGGCGAGCTTGAGGAGCGCGGATTCGGCGGGCTCTACCTGCCGGAGCACACCCATATCCCGGTGGAACGCACGACCCCTTACCCCGCGGGCGGCGTACTGCCGCCCGAGTACGGCCGGGTCCTCGACCCCTTCGTCGCCCTGGGCCAGGCGGCGGCGGTCACCTCGCAGCTCGGCCTGGGCACGGGCATCACGCTCGTCGCCGAGCACGACCCGATCGACCTGGCCAAGCAGATCGCGACCCTCGACCACCTGTCGGGCGGTCGCTTCACGCTGGGCGTCGGCTTCGGCTGGAACCGGGAAGAGGCCGCGGACCACGGGGTGGAATGGACGACGCGCCGCGAACTGACCCGGGACCGGATGGCACTGATGCGCGCGCTGTGGGCGCCCGAACCGACCCCGTACAAGGGCGAGTTCGGTTCCGTACGGGCCTCGTACGCCTACCCCAAGCCGGTCAGCGGCCCGCGCACGCTCGTCGGCGGAGCGGCGGGCCCGAAGCTCTTCGCGCACATCGCGGATTACGCGGACGGCTGGCTCCCGATCGGCGGCCGGGGCCTGACCCAGTCGCTCCCGGTGCTACGGGAGGCATGGGAGTCGGCGGGCCGGGACCCGGAGCAGCTTCAGGTGGTTCCGTACGCGGTCCTGCCGTCGCCGGGGAAGCTGGCTCACTACGAGGAACTGGGCGTGGAGGAGGTGGTGCTGCAGTTGCCGCCGGCGGGGGAGTCGGAGGTACTGCGGGCGCTGGACGAGTTCGGGCAGTACCTGTGA